One part of the Caldanaerobius fijiensis DSM 17918 genome encodes these proteins:
- a CDS encoding phosphocholine cytidylyltransferase family protein — MKAVILAAGIGSRLGKKLPKCLTQINSDETIIGRQIRILKENGINEIIAVVGFKKELIMEFYPEIFYKYNPLYSVTNTSKSLLEGIKDLEDDVIWLNGDTVFDDNIIKLIMSYDGNAVAVNRSRCAEEEVKYKTDNNGFITHISKKVKDAEGEAVGINKISKKDINEFKQALLKCNADDYFEKAIEMMVTKGKQFKAIDIGENRCIEIDFNEDLSTAIDLFKK, encoded by the coding sequence ATGAAAGCTGTAATATTAGCGGCGGGTATTGGTTCAAGGTTGGGCAAAAAATTACCAAAGTGTTTAACTCAGATCAACAGCGATGAAACCATAATAGGAAGGCAGATTAGAATATTAAAAGAAAACGGCATAAACGAGATAATAGCAGTGGTGGGATTTAAAAAAGAACTCATAATGGAGTTTTACCCTGAAATATTTTATAAATATAATCCTCTCTATTCTGTAACAAATACTTCAAAAAGCCTTTTAGAAGGGATCAAAGACTTAGAGGACGATGTAATATGGTTAAATGGAGACACCGTCTTTGATGATAATATCATAAAATTAATAATGTCCTATGATGGAAACGCGGTAGCCGTCAACCGATCAAGATGTGCCGAAGAGGAAGTAAAATATAAAACTGACAATAATGGGTTTATTACTCACATATCCAAAAAAGTAAAAGACGCTGAAGGAGAGGCCGTAGGAATAAATAAGATATCAAAAAAGGATATAAATGAATTTAAACAAGCTTTATTAAAATGCAATGCCGATGATTATTTCGAGAAAGCCATTGAAATGATGGTAACTAAAGGCAAGCAATTTAAAGCTATTGATATAGGCGAAAATAGATGTATAGAAATTGATTTCAATGAAGATCTTTCAACAGCTATAGATTTGTTCAAGAAATAA
- a CDS encoding CDP-glycerol glycerophosphotransferase family protein yields MINAAARIKNCLEKVISDFTKIEKGKIVIIDGTPYSGSSAHALYKFISESIKYTNIKILSENDLRINRLKNLRLFIKNFKEVCSANVILTTHIYRKYKKSQVYIQLWHGIPLKAMALMDKTENADTKKMVPKNFSQYDYIISSSPFYNTLLNSCIGVDGSKYIVTGFPRNDMLFNADAKEKLQKIIGQDISGDKIIFYLPTFKAGYYNDRIEGATRKTNIFGFDSFNYDQFNDFLVKNNIIFIAKLHPFEENIFKAELSKKCSKNFILLTSDVLKEHKVDLYEILGSANMLITDYSSVYFDFLLLDRPLLFINNDIDMYEEKRGFLLGPYDFWTPGPKVKNQNELEIGIIKSIMGEDEYIEQRKSLINVFHTYRDNKSSQRVWNIIKMSFRKDVI; encoded by the coding sequence ATGATAAATGCAGCGGCCAGGATAAAAAATTGTTTAGAAAAAGTAATTTCTGACTTTACAAAGATTGAAAAAGGCAAAATCGTGATAATAGATGGAACTCCTTATTCTGGATCAAGTGCCCACGCCCTTTATAAGTTTATAAGTGAATCTATAAAGTACACCAATATTAAAATTTTATCAGAAAACGATTTGAGAATAAATCGCCTAAAGAATCTTAGACTTTTTATAAAAAATTTCAAAGAAGTATGTAGTGCCAATGTAATACTTACAACTCATATATACCGTAAATATAAAAAATCACAGGTTTATATTCAATTATGGCATGGTATACCCTTAAAAGCAATGGCTTTGATGGACAAAACTGAAAACGCAGACACAAAAAAGATGGTACCTAAAAATTTTAGTCAGTATGATTATATCATATCATCCTCTCCATTTTATAATACGCTGTTAAATTCGTGTATAGGCGTAGATGGTTCCAAATATATTGTTACAGGATTTCCTAGAAATGACATGTTGTTTAATGCCGATGCCAAAGAAAAGTTACAAAAAATAATCGGTCAGGATATTAGCGGCGATAAAATAATCTTCTATCTGCCTACATTTAAGGCAGGATATTATAATGATAGAATTGAAGGAGCTACTAGGAAGACAAATATTTTTGGTTTTGACAGTTTCAATTATGACCAGTTTAATGATTTTTTAGTCAAAAATAATATAATATTTATTGCTAAATTGCATCCTTTTGAGGAGAATATTTTCAAAGCTGAATTAAGTAAAAAATGCAGTAAAAACTTTATCTTGTTGACATCTGATGTGTTAAAGGAGCATAAGGTGGATCTATACGAGATCCTGGGCAGCGCAAACATGCTGATAACCGATTATTCCAGCGTTTATTTTGATTTTCTTCTTTTGGACAGGCCTTTGTTATTTATCAATAACGATATAGATATGTACGAGGAAAAGCGCGGCTTTTTATTAGGACCTTATGATTTTTGGACGCCTGGCCCAAAGGTTAAAAACCAAAATGAGTTGGAAATAGGAATTATCAAGAGTATAATGGGAGAAGACGAATACATAGAACAGCGAAAATCACTTATAAATGTATTTCACACCTATCGGGATAACAAATCTTCCCAAAGGGTATGGAATATAATAAAAATGTCATTTAGAAAGGATGTTATTTAG
- a CDS encoding glycoside hydrolase family 57 protein, whose protein sequence is MPKGYVAMILHAHLPYVRHPEHPDFLEERWFYEAMSECYIPLLDIFNKLREEKIPYRISMTLTPTLAYMMIDPLLQKRYLRYLDNIIALTEQEIIRTKDQKPFNELAIFYNQRYKTIYNLYIKKYNKDVPAAIRDLQDSGYVEILSSAATHGFLPFMSLYPESIKAQISLGVDTYRKFFGKNPMGFWLPECAYTPEIDEFLKREGIKYIILETHGLIYGKPRPKYGVYAPILTPSGIAAFGRDVESSKQVWSATEGYPGDYNYREFYRDIGFEADYDYIKPFIHPDGIRLSTGIKYYRITGKTEQKQPYVRQNAVYKAAEHAANFMFNREQQINYLSSIMDRPPLVVCPYDAELFGHWWFEGPEWLDCLLRKTYFDTNIYQFITLSDYLNMFPVNQVVSPNPSSWGNKGYYEVWLNASNDWIYRHLHRAEERMTQMANAYKNATGIVKEALNQAARELLLAQASDWAFIMDSGTTVDYAKMRFNMHIERFNKICDLILSNNIDESWLRAVNYSDNIFPDIDYSVYASEMK, encoded by the coding sequence ATGCCAAAAGGATATGTTGCTATGATTTTGCACGCACATCTACCCTATGTACGTCACCCAGAACACCCGGATTTCCTTGAGGAGCGGTGGTTCTATGAAGCTATGTCAGAATGTTACATACCTTTACTGGATATATTTAACAAGTTGCGAGAAGAAAAGATTCCTTACCGTATCTCCATGACGTTGACGCCAACACTTGCTTATATGATGATCGATCCTCTGCTTCAAAAAAGATATTTGAGATATCTTGATAACATCATCGCACTTACAGAACAAGAAATAATCAGGACAAAGGATCAAAAACCTTTTAACGAACTGGCAATTTTCTACAATCAGCGTTATAAAACAATCTATAACTTATATATAAAAAAATATAATAAAGACGTTCCTGCAGCTATAAGGGATTTACAGGATTCGGGGTATGTAGAAATCCTCTCATCAGCTGCAACCCATGGCTTTCTCCCGTTTATGTCTTTATATCCCGAGTCTATAAAAGCACAGATATCCTTAGGTGTTGATACATACAGGAAGTTCTTTGGCAAAAATCCAATGGGATTCTGGCTTCCAGAGTGTGCATACACACCTGAAATAGATGAATTCCTGAAAAGAGAAGGTATAAAGTATATAATTCTCGAAACCCACGGCCTGATATACGGTAAACCGAGGCCTAAATACGGTGTTTACGCACCTATTTTAACACCCTCAGGTATTGCTGCCTTCGGAAGAGATGTAGAATCATCCAAACAGGTATGGAGTGCAACCGAAGGGTATCCTGGCGACTATAACTACAGAGAATTTTACAGGGACATAGGTTTTGAAGCCGACTATGACTACATAAAGCCATTTATACATCCCGACGGAATCAGATTAAGCACAGGCATCAAATACTACAGAATAACAGGAAAAACAGAGCAAAAGCAGCCTTACGTGCGACAAAACGCTGTATATAAAGCTGCAGAACATGCCGCCAATTTTATGTTCAACCGCGAGCAACAAATAAATTATTTATCCTCAATTATGGATAGACCTCCTTTGGTTGTATGCCCATACGATGCCGAACTATTTGGCCACTGGTGGTTTGAAGGTCCTGAATGGCTGGATTGCCTCCTGCGCAAAACCTACTTCGATACAAATATTTACCAATTTATAACACTGTCGGATTATCTCAATATGTTCCCTGTAAATCAGGTGGTTTCACCCAATCCATCCAGCTGGGGCAATAAAGGGTATTACGAGGTATGGCTAAACGCATCCAATGACTGGATTTATCGTCACCTGCACAGGGCTGAAGAGCGAATGACCCAAATGGCTAACGCATATAAAAATGCGACAGGTATCGTAAAAGAAGCATTAAACCAGGCTGCAAGAGAACTCCTTTTAGCTCAGGCCAGCGATTGGGCCTTTATAATGGATTCTGGCACAACGGTAGATTATGCCAAAATGAGGTTTAATATGCATATAGAAAGATTTAACAAAATATGTGATTTAATATTATCCAATAATATCGATGAATCATGGCTTAGAGCGGTCAATTATAGCGATAACATCTTTCCCGATATTGATTACAGCGTGTACGCGAGCGAAATGAAATAG
- a CDS encoding DUF4912 domain-containing protein codes for MRGFESPRIVLMIRDPLWIFCYWDIDQDNLNGETLVLKLDNITRNETTDIVIDKYANNWHIYAGYPDEEFRVRIGTIVGNRFTQIAESNIVRTPRNSPSDIYDEYFSDIFYRHINLHNEMSSKFL; via the coding sequence ATGCGAGGATTTGAAAGCCCCAGGATAGTTTTGATGATACGAGACCCTCTATGGATTTTTTGTTATTGGGATATAGATCAGGACAATCTAAATGGAGAGACATTGGTTTTAAAATTAGATAATATCACGAGAAATGAAACAACTGATATTGTCATCGATAAATATGCAAATAACTGGCACATATATGCAGGATATCCAGACGAAGAATTTCGAGTTCGCATCGGAACAATTGTCGGCAATAGATTCACACAAATTGCCGAATCCAATATTGTAAGGACTCCTCGCAATTCACCGTCAGATATATATGATGAATATTTTTCTGACATCTTTTATCGCCATATAAACCTGCACAATGAAATGAGTTCAAAATTTTTATAA
- a CDS encoding glucan 1,4-alpha-glucosidase yields MYVIRKQVGGEAFGGPGVKPHWASAKKVGVGTARNSYSKVWFTLANGIVTEVYYPTLDRANVRGLQFIIFDGENVDVESCDTHHNLRYIDDRSLAYELINTDKENKYQIIKRVITDPRRNSLILKVRFEVLSENKDDFCLYLYYKPQLDNSGYGDTGYYVKFHDKDVFVTYDANTYSALSTDVKWSAYSTGYEGVNDGLKDLMENREMDFQFDIARNGNIVHMAQLQWNDKNEFKVVLSFGSNEIEALNTCQATLKDDYEKLEQRYIKEWNKYCEKLNDFGGKVTDLYYKSLMVLKCYEDKTYPGAIIASMSMPWGEVSSDDNKAGYHLVWSRDLYHAAMALFMAGDVETANRVLDYLDKIQQRPDGSFPQNSWLNGVPYWGSIQMDEVADPIILAWFLGRIDLYYSMVKPAAEYILAHGPFTPQERWEENSGYSPASIAAQIAGLVCASEIAVDNGDFGAAQRYLDVADLWQANIDKWCYTTTGYYGDGEYYLRISTNGKPDTLDVIVISNGGGEFDQREIVDVSFLEMVRLGVKAADDPKILKTLKVVDDVLKVDTPKGPCWHRYNYDGYGETEDMKPYQGKGVGRLWPIFTGERGHYEILRGNDPNKYIKAMEKFANEGNMLSEQIYDNGEPTGSATPLAWSHAEYVLLLISSIQGKVCDMPSCVYKKYAGKEGSFFR; encoded by the coding sequence ATGTATGTTATAAGGAAACAGGTAGGTGGAGAAGCATTCGGAGGGCCGGGAGTAAAGCCTCATTGGGCTTCAGCTAAGAAGGTTGGTGTTGGAACAGCGAGAAATAGTTATTCCAAGGTCTGGTTTACGCTGGCTAATGGGATTGTCACAGAGGTCTATTATCCAACTCTAGATAGGGCTAATGTAAGGGGACTTCAGTTTATTATATTTGATGGAGAAAATGTGGACGTAGAAAGCTGTGATACGCATCATAATTTAAGATATATAGACGATAGATCACTGGCTTATGAGTTGATCAATACGGATAAAGAAAACAAATACCAGATAATCAAGAGGGTAATCACAGATCCGAGGCGAAATTCCCTCATTTTAAAGGTGAGATTTGAAGTTTTGTCAGAGAATAAAGATGATTTTTGTCTGTACCTTTATTATAAGCCACAGTTAGACAACAGCGGTTATGGAGATACAGGGTATTATGTGAAGTTTCATGATAAAGATGTCTTTGTTACATATGATGCCAACACGTATTCGGCATTGTCTACAGACGTGAAGTGGAGTGCTTATTCAACGGGATATGAAGGTGTTAATGATGGCTTAAAAGACCTCATGGAAAATAGGGAAATGGATTTTCAGTTTGACATAGCGCGTAATGGCAATATTGTCCATATGGCACAACTTCAATGGAATGATAAAAATGAGTTTAAAGTGGTATTATCTTTTGGCAGCAATGAGATTGAAGCCTTAAACACATGCCAGGCAACGCTAAAAGATGATTATGAGAAGCTGGAGCAGCGGTATATAAAAGAATGGAATAAATATTGCGAGAAATTAAATGACTTTGGTGGAAAGGTCACGGATCTGTATTATAAAAGCCTTATGGTTTTAAAGTGTTATGAGGATAAGACATATCCTGGTGCTATAATTGCGTCTATGAGCATGCCTTGGGGTGAGGTTTCAAGTGATGATAATAAAGCAGGTTATCACCTGGTATGGAGCAGGGATTTATATCATGCAGCTATGGCTTTATTTATGGCAGGTGATGTAGAAACAGCCAACAGGGTGCTTGATTATCTGGATAAAATTCAGCAAAGGCCTGATGGGAGCTTTCCGCAGAATTCATGGTTAAATGGTGTGCCTTATTGGGGAAGCATTCAGATGGACGAGGTAGCAGATCCTATAATCCTGGCGTGGTTTTTAGGTAGAATTGACCTTTACTACAGCATGGTAAAGCCCGCTGCGGAGTACATATTGGCTCATGGACCATTTACCCCTCAAGAACGGTGGGAGGAGAACAGCGGATATTCGCCTGCGTCTATTGCTGCACAGATAGCTGGTCTTGTGTGTGCATCAGAGATCGCCGTGGACAATGGTGATTTTGGAGCTGCGCAAAGATATCTCGATGTGGCAGATCTTTGGCAGGCTAATATTGATAAATGGTGTTACACAACCACAGGTTACTATGGCGACGGTGAATATTATTTGAGGATCAGTACCAATGGAAAACCAGATACCCTGGATGTCATTGTAATATCCAATGGTGGTGGAGAGTTTGATCAGAGGGAAATAGTGGATGTAAGTTTTTTGGAGATGGTTAGGCTGGGGGTTAAAGCAGCAGATGATCCTAAAATACTTAAGACATTAAAAGTGGTCGATGATGTATTAAAGGTGGATACCCCCAAGGGCCCATGCTGGCATCGGTATAACTACGATGGGTACGGAGAAACAGAAGATATGAAGCCATACCAGGGCAAGGGAGTAGGACGGCTTTGGCCAATATTTACCGGAGAGAGAGGCCATTATGAGATTTTGCGGGGCAATGATCCGAACAAGTATATTAAAGCCATGGAAAAATTTGCAAATGAAGGCAATATGCTATCAGAACAAATTTACGATAATGGGGAACCGACAGGGTCTGCTACGCCATTAGCCTGGAGCCACGCTGAGTATGTTTTGTTATTGATCTCATCTATCCAGGGAAAGGTATGCGACATGCCTTCATGCGTTTATAAAAAATATGCGGGTAAAGAGGGTTCTTTCTTTAGGTAA
- a CDS encoding NfeD family protein, translated as MLIIIIALWLLISAVALVVDILTSNIFFVFFSVGGILAFVADLCRLSLWIQAIIFLGTSILLILTIYPYVQKILKKTVPPFLAFEKKYIGEHFIAPVDVDEEGLVQIGGIYWTVKNAGSPIKKGDVVEVIGIDGNKFLIKKLEGDKT; from the coding sequence GTGTTAATTATTATAATAGCCTTATGGCTTTTAATATCAGCTGTTGCATTAGTCGTTGATATTTTGACAAGCAACATCTTTTTTGTATTCTTTTCTGTTGGCGGAATTTTAGCATTTGTTGCAGATTTATGTAGACTTTCTCTATGGATACAGGCAATTATTTTTCTTGGCACAAGTATTTTGCTTATATTGACGATTTACCCTTACGTACAAAAAATTCTCAAAAAAACTGTTCCGCCTTTTTTAGCCTTTGAAAAAAAGTATATTGGCGAACACTTTATAGCACCTGTTGATGTTGACGAAGAGGGTTTGGTTCAGATTGGAGGGATTTATTGGACGGTTAAGAATGCAGGTTCTCCGATAAAAAAGGGGGATGTAGTTGAAGTGATAGGTATTGATGGCAATAAGTTTTTGATTAAGAAATTGGAGGGGGATAAAACATGA
- a CDS encoding SPFH domain-containing protein → MIAAVILLAFVLIVLLASIKIVTTGNVFIVERLGQFYKILEPGWHVIIPFLDYVRAKVSTKQQILDIEPQSVITKDNVKISVDNVIFFKVMNARDAIYNIEDYKSGIVYSTITNMRNIIGNMTLDEVLSGRDKINAELLKVVDQITDAYGIKILSVEIKNIIPPDEIRQAMEKQMKAERDKRAMILQAEGEKQSAIARAEGEKQAKILQAEAEKEANIRRAEGLKQSQILEAEGRASAIKAIAEAQAEAIALVNKAIIESGTNETVIALKQIEALQEMAKNPANKLILPNEAIGTLGSLSAIAEVLSKNNNVISKQ, encoded by the coding sequence ATGATCGCTGCTGTCATATTGCTGGCGTTTGTTTTAATTGTCCTGTTGGCGTCAATTAAAATTGTTACAACAGGCAATGTGTTTATCGTCGAACGACTGGGTCAATTTTATAAGATTTTGGAACCAGGGTGGCACGTCATAATTCCATTTCTAGATTATGTAAGGGCAAAGGTATCCACAAAACAACAGATACTGGACATTGAACCACAAAGTGTGATAACAAAAGATAATGTGAAGATTTCGGTGGATAATGTTATATTCTTTAAAGTCATGAATGCACGGGATGCCATTTATAATATCGAAGACTATAAGTCTGGTATCGTTTATTCTACCATAACTAATATGAGAAACATAATCGGAAACATGACGCTGGACGAGGTCTTATCTGGAAGAGATAAAATCAATGCTGAGTTGCTTAAGGTCGTAGATCAAATTACAGACGCTTATGGCATTAAGATTCTGTCAGTGGAGATAAAAAACATCATTCCGCCTGATGAAATACGTCAGGCTATGGAAAAACAAATGAAGGCTGAAAGAGACAAGAGGGCTATGATTCTTCAGGCAGAAGGTGAAAAACAGAGTGCGATAGCAAGAGCGGAGGGCGAAAAGCAGGCAAAAATTCTTCAGGCTGAAGCGGAAAAGGAGGCCAACATAAGGAGGGCAGAAGGCTTAAAACAGTCCCAGATTTTAGAAGCAGAAGGTAGAGCCAGCGCTATAAAAGCTATTGCTGAAGCACAGGCCGAGGCTATTGCTTTGGTTAACAAAGCCATTATAGAGTCAGGAACCAATGAAACTGTCATAGCATTGAAGCAAATAGAGGCGTTGCAGGAAATGGCTAAGAACCCTGCTAACAAGTTAATTCTTCCTAATGAAGCTATTGGTACTCTTGGAAGTCTCTCTGCCATAGCAGAAGTATTGAGTAAAAACAATAATGTAATATCGAAGCAGTAA
- a CDS encoding ROK family protein: MVLAIDIGGTKVLVGILDKSGQILDYHKEESRAVLGSDVLIEQIFAIIDTYYSKFLEDVSGIGITLPGIVDKGNGTLKYAPFSNLKDVPVAQIFTKKYNKAVYIDNDVNACAWGEKWFGVARDCDNFAWMTVSTGIGGGIVINGKLLNGYDGMAGEFGHMVVEENGELCGCGQRGCLEAMAAGPAWVNKALKEMYSGAKSILRNKGDALTAKDIADAARNGDKLAQEIVHGAARYIGIAISWIINILNPQMVILGGGIMEADDLMLPIIREEAYKRAISARFRKTPIIKTSLGYNAGLIGAASLVLYPEN; this comes from the coding sequence TTGGTTTTAGCAATCGATATAGGCGGGACGAAAGTATTGGTGGGTATTTTAGATAAAAGCGGTCAAATTCTGGATTATCATAAAGAGGAGAGCCGTGCTGTTTTAGGATCAGATGTTCTGATTGAGCAGATATTTGCTATTATAGATACATATTACAGCAAATTTCTTGAAGACGTTTCTGGTATAGGGATTACATTGCCTGGTATTGTGGATAAAGGTAATGGGACTCTTAAGTATGCACCTTTTTCAAATTTAAAGGATGTTCCTGTAGCACAAATATTCACGAAGAAATACAATAAGGCCGTTTATATAGATAACGATGTAAATGCGTGTGCGTGGGGAGAGAAGTGGTTCGGTGTGGCAAGAGATTGCGATAATTTTGCGTGGATGACGGTTAGCACGGGAATAGGCGGTGGCATTGTCATTAATGGTAAGTTGCTGAATGGTTATGATGGGATGGCTGGTGAATTCGGGCATATGGTGGTGGAAGAAAACGGCGAGCTATGTGGCTGTGGCCAAAGGGGATGTCTTGAGGCAATGGCAGCTGGCCCTGCGTGGGTAAACAAGGCATTAAAAGAAATGTATTCAGGTGCAAAATCCATTCTCAGGAATAAAGGAGATGCTTTGACGGCAAAGGATATAGCAGATGCTGCAAGGAACGGCGATAAGTTGGCACAAGAAATTGTCCACGGTGCTGCAAGGTATATAGGTATTGCTATATCCTGGATTATAAATATATTGAATCCACAAATGGTAATATTAGGCGGCGGAATCATGGAGGCTGATGACCTTATGTTGCCTATTATAAGAGAAGAAGCCTATAAAAGGGCTATATCTGCGAGATTCAGGAAGACGCCTATAATAAAGACATCGTTGGGATACAATGCCGGATTAATAGGTGCGGCATCGCTGGTTTTATATCCCGAAAATTAG
- a CDS encoding D-sedoheptulose-7-phosphate isomerase: MKEFIKRYLDELKRALDDLNPEEISKIIEVLKKAHENKKRIFVMGNGGSAATANHFTCDFGKNAIRDDDRRIKIISLSDNISYITAYGNDMGYEYVFVEQLKNLMEPGDIVIAISASGNSPNIIKAVEYAREKGSVVIGLTGGKGGKLKELADISVIANINTYEQIEDIHMIITHMIVYWFKSNH; the protein is encoded by the coding sequence ATGAAGGAATTCATAAAAAGATACTTAGATGAGCTAAAGAGAGCTTTAGACGATTTAAATCCCGAGGAGATCTCTAAAATAATAGAGGTTCTAAAAAAAGCCCATGAAAATAAAAAGCGGATATTTGTCATGGGGAATGGTGGAAGTGCTGCAACAGCTAATCATTTCACATGTGATTTTGGAAAAAACGCTATAAGGGATGACGACAGGCGTATAAAGATAATATCTCTCAGCGATAACATTTCGTATATTACAGCATATGGCAATGATATGGGATATGAATATGTATTTGTAGAACAATTGAAGAATTTGATGGAACCCGGAGATATAGTGATAGCTATATCAGCCAGTGGAAATTCACCGAATATCATAAAAGCTGTAGAATATGCCAGAGAAAAGGGAAGTGTGGTTATAGGTTTGACTGGCGGCAAAGGCGGAAAACTCAAAGAATTAGCTGATATCAGCGTAATTGCAAATATAAATACATATGAGCAAATCGAAGATATACATATGATTATTACCCATATGATTGTTTACTGGTTTAAATCTAATCACTAA
- a CDS encoding Spo0E family sporulation regulatory protein-aspartic acid phosphatase has product MNKKEKIEMIRNILNNATNMNIKKEIILKISQKFDKHVIEYYRRSGQDEN; this is encoded by the coding sequence GTGAATAAAAAAGAGAAAATAGAAATGATAAGAAATATTTTAAATAATGCAACAAATATGAATATAAAAAAAGAAATTATTTTAAAAATAAGCCAGAAATTCGATAAGCACGTCATTGAATATTATCGAAGATCTGGACAAGATGAGAATTAG
- a CDS encoding helix-turn-helix domain-containing protein, with amino-acid sequence MEKKEQIDNKIIGQRIRREREKLELTREELAEIVGLSDYYIGQLERGERQMSLSVMVKIANCLHVSLDYLIFGKTPFESYYAHDAHGVYDACGGNKDPEINSLLNKCSPKELELIKKIIKVILPYIQI; translated from the coding sequence GTGGAGAAAAAAGAACAGATAGATAATAAAATTATTGGGCAGAGAATACGTAGAGAAAGAGAAAAACTGGAACTTACGCGGGAAGAACTTGCAGAAATTGTAGGACTTTCGGATTATTATATAGGACAGTTAGAGCGAGGTGAAAGGCAAATGAGCCTTTCTGTCATGGTAAAAATAGCTAATTGTCTACATGTATCTTTGGATTATCTGATTTTTGGGAAAACTCCTTTCGAGTCATATTATGCACATGACGCTCACGGTGTTTATGATGCCTGTGGTGGTAATAAAGATCCAGAAATAAATAGTTTGCTAAACAAGTGTTCGCCAAAGGAATTGGAACTGATAAAAAAAATAATAAAAGTAATTCTTCCTTATATTCAAATTTAA
- a CDS encoding GGDEF domain-containing response regulator — MEERKNSKSILIVDDSAIIRLMVKDILSAEGYDVETAATAEEAMLKIKSKKELFDLVIVDINLPNQNGFEFIQKLKSYPEYRNIPAMILTGDATASSIAQAIEIGAVEYLIKSFKADELVKRVVKLIGHTAEKDRCPELKELLKSEINRAKRSNVKLSLVLAQCEGKIRVKISEIAEQVKHKIRDIDTVFEINDNNLALILPITGADGAMVVIKKVKDKLPGKWYFGVATYPDNAKDEQELINFAKESLMKEISSLKQEKVE, encoded by the coding sequence ATGGAAGAAAGAAAAAACAGTAAGAGCATTTTAATAGTGGACGACTCTGCGATAATACGGCTTATGGTTAAAGACATATTGAGCGCAGAAGGTTATGATGTTGAAACAGCAGCTACTGCTGAAGAGGCAATGTTAAAAATAAAAAGTAAAAAGGAATTGTTTGATTTAGTGATTGTAGATATTAATTTGCCAAATCAAAATGGTTTTGAATTTATACAGAAATTAAAATCATATCCAGAATACAGAAACATTCCTGCGATGATACTGACTGGAGATGCTACAGCCTCTTCAATTGCGCAAGCAATAGAAATTGGCGCAGTAGAATATCTCATTAAGTCATTTAAAGCAGATGAGCTTGTAAAACGTGTAGTAAAACTAATAGGACACACGGCAGAAAAAGATCGTTGTCCAGAACTTAAAGAACTGTTAAAAAGCGAAATAAACCGAGCTAAAAGAAGCAACGTAAAGCTATCTTTAGTACTAGCCCAATGCGAAGGAAAGATCAGAGTTAAAATTTCAGAAATTGCAGAACAAGTAAAGCATAAAATTCGCGATATAGACACAGTATTTGAAATTAATGATAATAATTTAGCTTTGATTCTTCCTATAACAGGAGCTGATGGTGCAATGGTTGTGATAAAAAAAGTTAAAGATAAATTGCCTGGGAAGTGGTATTTTGGAGTGGCAACATATCCTGATAACGCCAAAGATGAGCAGGAGTTAATTAATTTTGCAAAAGAGAGCTTAATGAAGGAAATATCGAGTTTAAAACAAGAGAAGGTAGAATAA